A stretch of Methanosphaerula palustris E1-9c DNA encodes these proteins:
- a CDS encoding YkgJ family cysteine cluster protein, producing the protein MSADVIAVRIRATEEELAALLCYDDRELQAIIREVGFACDNCGRCCTHAFNDHVFLLDRDTAVVKAIDPLALVPAPYFDFCDQHGRFYVGGYALKTRPDGTCVFLSNNRCTIYDRRFSICRVYPYMLHREPDEHGHVDWRQISGLNQHGEYNTPLSDLECSRIAGETREYETLFLNQQLRFLRLVWEHFAAFGLKHVRKVYDQKMRAFLRGAPVSVLVYYNGTFEEQTVTIGEYPAD; encoded by the coding sequence ATGTCTGCTGATGTGATCGCTGTTCGGATCAGGGCCACTGAGGAGGAACTGGCTGCACTGTTGTGCTATGATGACCGGGAACTGCAGGCGATCATCAGAGAGGTCGGCTTTGCCTGTGACAACTGCGGCCGATGCTGCACCCATGCCTTCAATGACCATGTCTTTCTGCTCGATCGCGACACCGCCGTCGTGAAGGCGATCGATCCGCTGGCCCTGGTGCCGGCGCCCTATTTTGACTTCTGCGACCAGCACGGCAGGTTCTATGTCGGGGGATATGCTCTCAAAACCCGACCTGACGGGACCTGTGTCTTCCTCTCCAACAACCGGTGCACCATCTACGACCGGCGTTTCTCGATCTGCAGGGTCTATCCCTACATGCTCCACCGTGAACCGGACGAGCACGGCCATGTGGACTGGCGGCAGATCAGCGGGCTGAACCAGCATGGGGAGTACAACACCCCCTTATCAGACCTGGAATGCAGCAGGATCGCCGGCGAAACCCGCGAGTACGAGACGCTCTTCCTCAACCAGCAGCTCCGGTTCCTCAGACTCGTATGGGAGCACTTCGCAGCGTTTGGACTCAAACATGTCAGAAAAGTCTATGACCAGAAGATGCGTGCCTTTTTACGAGGTGCCCCTGTTTCGGTTCTGGTCTATTATAATGGTACATTTGAGGAGCAGACGGTCACCATCGGGGAGTATCCCGCAGACTGA
- the sppA gene encoding signal peptide peptidase SppA — MGYLDDQVAAITSPPRRPRSRILWVLLIVVVVIAIVTLTAMQAHLHTGHVTVVRAEGTLVTGLVDSSDSTGSEVIGNALRAAADDPMTDAIVLRVNSPGGTPSAAEEIIGDIEYAKTKKPVVVSMGDIATSAAYLISVHADRIYANPDTFTANIGTIWTFSNDSEWMKKKGYQVEVVKSGEMKDMGSSSRSLTTEERDYAQQLVNASFESFISDVLSHRPVNRTAIEDGRVIRGQEALDLGLVDKLGNLNDAEDAATDLARTRSS, encoded by the coding sequence ATGGGATATCTGGATGACCAGGTAGCAGCCATCACCAGCCCACCCCGCCGGCCGCGTTCCCGGATCCTCTGGGTTTTACTGATCGTCGTCGTTGTGATCGCCATCGTAACCCTGACCGCCATGCAGGCTCACCTCCACACCGGCCATGTGACCGTGGTTCGGGCAGAGGGAACGCTCGTGACCGGGCTGGTCGACTCATCGGACTCCACCGGCAGCGAAGTGATCGGCAATGCCCTCCGGGCCGCCGCAGACGATCCCATGACCGACGCGATCGTCCTCCGGGTGAACAGCCCCGGCGGAACCCCGTCCGCAGCAGAGGAGATCATCGGAGATATTGAATATGCAAAGACCAAAAAACCGGTCGTGGTCTCGATGGGGGACATCGCAACCTCGGCCGCATACCTGATCAGCGTGCATGCCGACCGGATCTATGCGAACCCCGACACCTTCACCGCGAACATCGGCACCATCTGGACCTTCTCCAACGACTCTGAATGGATGAAGAAGAAGGGGTACCAGGTGGAGGTCGTCAAGTCAGGGGAGATGAAGGACATGGGCTCGTCGTCCCGTTCATTGACCACAGAGGAACGGGACTATGCCCAGCAACTGGTGAACGCCTCGTTTGAGTCCTTCATCAGCGACGTCCTCTCCCACAGGCCTGTCAACAGGACGGCAATCGAAGACGGCAGGGTGATCCGGGGCCAGGAAGCCCTGGACCTCGGCCTAGTCGACAAACTCGGCAATCTGAACGACGCCGAGGACGCAGCCACGGACCTGGCCAGGACCCGATCCTCCTGA
- a CDS encoding TATA-box-binding protein yields MEEKRYDSLKIENIVASGVIADSIDLVEVSKKIASCELNTKRFPGAVFRIEKPKIASLIFSSGKVVLTGIRNDQALVDGLKIIMASLKEAGVDTYDVPRVAVTNIVCSYDIGKYINLNKVVITLNLENIEYEPEQFPGLVYRIKEPKIVALLFSSGKIILTGGKTIEDIKRGLDFLEQKLESIM; encoded by the coding sequence ATGGAAGAGAAGAGATACGACTCACTCAAGATCGAGAATATCGTCGCGTCAGGAGTGATCGCTGACTCGATAGATCTCGTCGAGGTCTCAAAGAAGATAGCGAGCTGTGAGCTCAACACCAAGCGTTTCCCTGGAGCGGTGTTCAGGATCGAGAAACCAAAGATCGCCTCTCTTATCTTTTCTTCGGGTAAGGTGGTGCTGACCGGGATTCGGAACGATCAGGCACTGGTCGATGGCCTGAAGATCATCATGGCTTCGCTCAAAGAGGCAGGGGTGGATACCTATGATGTGCCGCGTGTTGCAGTCACCAACATTGTCTGTTCATATGATATCGGCAAGTACATCAACCTGAACAAGGTCGTGATCACCTTAAACCTTGAGAACATCGAGTACGAGCCTGAACAGTTCCCGGGTCTGGTCTACCGGATCAAAGAGCCGAAGATCGTGGCCCTGCTCTTCAGTTCAGGGAAGATCATCCTGACCGGTGGCAAGACCATCGAAGACATCAAGCGCGGACTCGACTTTTTGGAGCAGAAACTCGAATCGATTATGTGA
- a CDS encoding replication factor C small subunit, protein MDADDHTIWIERYRPTRLADIVGQDEITERLISYVKGRSLPHLLFTGSAGIGKTTAAVALAREFFGEAWHINFREMNASDERGIDVVRNQIKQFARTSPLEGAEFKILFLDEADALTTDAQAALRRTMETYSRGCRFILSCNYSSKIIDPIQSRCAIYRFRPLTPEAISEEIGKIAGKEGITVTPDAIEAIVYIAQGDMRKAINALQGASIVSKSIDQEMVYAITSSARPDEIEELLGLILVGDFEGAEAVLLALMHTRGIAPAELLGQVYRALSGRSMERELKVALIGHLGETDFRLSEGASPDLQMEALLARCVESVIAQQENN, encoded by the coding sequence ATGGATGCTGATGATCATACCATATGGATCGAACGATACAGACCCACCCGTCTGGCAGATATCGTCGGTCAGGATGAGATCACCGAACGGTTGATCTCCTATGTGAAGGGGCGGTCTCTGCCCCACCTCCTCTTCACCGGATCTGCAGGTATCGGGAAGACCACGGCCGCCGTGGCCCTCGCCAGAGAGTTCTTCGGTGAGGCCTGGCATATCAACTTCCGGGAGATGAACGCCTCGGACGAGCGCGGGATCGATGTGGTCAGAAACCAGATCAAACAGTTCGCCAGGACCTCCCCCCTCGAAGGGGCCGAGTTCAAGATCCTCTTCCTGGACGAGGCCGATGCGCTGACCACCGACGCTCAGGCCGCGCTCCGGCGAACGATGGAGACCTACTCCCGCGGGTGCAGGTTCATTCTCTCGTGCAACTACTCCTCCAAGATCATCGATCCGATACAGAGCAGGTGCGCGATCTACCGGTTCCGACCCCTGACACCGGAGGCGATCAGCGAAGAGATCGGTAAGATCGCAGGAAAGGAGGGTATCACCGTCACCCCCGATGCGATCGAAGCGATCGTATACATCGCACAGGGAGACATGCGGAAGGCGATCAATGCGCTGCAGGGGGCTTCGATCGTCTCAAAGTCGATCGACCAGGAGATGGTCTATGCGATCACCTCCAGCGCACGCCCGGATGAGATCGAGGAACTCCTCGGCCTGATCCTGGTGGGAGATTTTGAAGGGGCTGAAGCAGTCCTGCTCGCCCTGATGCACACCCGCGGGATCGCGCCGGCCGAACTGCTCGGGCAGGTCTACCGGGCCCTGAGCGGAAGGAGCATGGAGCGGGAGTTGAAGGTGGCCCTGATCGGTCACCTCGGTGAGACCGACTTCCGGCTGAGTGAAGGGGCTTCGCCCGACCTGCAGATGGAGGCGCTGCTCGCCCGGTGCGTGGAGAGCGTTATCGCCCAGCAGGAGAACAACTGA
- a CDS encoding dihydrofolate reductase family protein yields the protein MPDDNARPHVLLMSEITADGKLTLKKGSSSKILMKYMAPETEVLLHQTRAACDAIMVGSNTIRIDNSFLTVRIVPGESPLRVIPSSQADIPLDANVLGPDARTLVAVATSAPEEKIAAIRAKGAMVVVAGDDHVDLSTLMHLLWRDFHVRRLMIEGGPTLNWHMLIHQLVDEIRLIHLPFIVGGADTPSLVGGMHIDSEDQMIRLQLKNHYLCGTNLVTEYDVLYPRGDDGISG from the coding sequence ATGCCAGACGATAACGCCAGACCGCATGTGCTGTTGATGTCAGAGATCACCGCCGATGGAAAACTGACCCTCAAGAAAGGATCCTCGAGCAAGATCCTGATGAAGTATATGGCCCCTGAGACTGAAGTCCTGCTTCATCAGACCCGGGCAGCCTGTGACGCGATCATGGTCGGTTCGAATACGATCCGGATCGACAACTCGTTCCTGACGGTCCGGATCGTCCCGGGGGAGAGCCCGCTGCGGGTGATCCCGAGCAGCCAGGCCGATATCCCTCTCGATGCAAATGTGCTCGGTCCTGATGCCAGGACCCTGGTGGCCGTCGCTACGTCGGCACCAGAGGAGAAGATCGCAGCCATCAGGGCGAAGGGAGCAATGGTGGTGGTGGCAGGGGACGACCATGTCGACCTTTCGACCCTGATGCACCTGCTCTGGAGAGACTTTCACGTGCGCAGACTGATGATCGAGGGCGGGCCGACGCTAAACTGGCATATGCTCATTCATCAACTGGTCGACGAGATCCGGCTGATCCATCTCCCCTTCATCGTCGGAGGGGCGGACACCCCCTCGCTGGTCGGCGGGATGCATATCGATTCAGAGGACCAGATGATCAGACTCCAGTTAAAGAATCATTATCTCTGCGGCACCAATCTGGTGACCGAGTACGATGTGCTCTATCCTCGGGGGGACGATGGGATATCTGGATGA
- a CDS encoding nucleic acid-binding protein, which yields MAIETAHRVFAAEFQRASAPSLSPGNQDGGVVTPTGLCCRTLFVAGALTEVQDDEKGLFVARLSDGTGVFELAWYGPHPALTAAVEHLSLPAFVTVIGKAMLPAQDGRQVFIRPDEITPVTRAVRDLWVISTADETAKRLETPSSLDRDGVRELAALIGRVLNLVQPPDLATLVEEDPTDVLTRILEAGDQKGMAVADLTVAAEEAGLSTTVIEQTIMAMLAGGDCYNPVKGKIRLI from the coding sequence ATGGCGATAGAAACGGCACACCGGGTATTTGCAGCAGAGTTCCAACGAGCATCAGCACCATCCCTCTCTCCAGGAAATCAGGATGGCGGGGTGGTGACCCCGACCGGGCTCTGCTGTCGGACGCTCTTCGTCGCCGGCGCCCTGACCGAGGTGCAGGACGACGAAAAAGGGCTCTTTGTGGCCCGCCTCTCCGATGGCACCGGTGTCTTTGAACTGGCCTGGTACGGTCCCCATCCGGCGTTGACCGCTGCCGTGGAGCATCTCTCCCTTCCGGCCTTCGTGACGGTGATCGGAAAGGCGATGCTGCCGGCCCAGGATGGGAGGCAGGTGTTCATCAGACCGGACGAGATCACCCCGGTCACCCGGGCGGTCCGTGATCTCTGGGTGATCAGTACGGCCGATGAAACCGCGAAACGGCTGGAGACCCCCTCCTCGCTGGACCGGGACGGGGTCCGGGAACTGGCGGCTCTGATCGGGCGCGTCCTGAATCTGGTGCAGCCTCCGGACCTGGCAACCCTGGTGGAGGAGGATCCCACAGATGTGTTAACCCGGATCCTTGAGGCAGGGGATCAGAAGGGGATGGCCGTCGCGGACCTGACTGTTGCAGCTGAGGAGGCCGGCCTGTCGACCACCGTGATCGAGCAGACGATCATGGCCATGCTTGCTGGGGGGGACTGTTACAACCCGGTGAAAGGGAAGATCCGGCTGATCTGA
- a CDS encoding metallophosphoesterase, which translates to MHLSFIESGPALLVKGNEETLVIADLHFGIESNLARHGYHLQSRSKERAERVLALVRDLKPDRLLLLGDVKQSIPLTTRQEYRELPAVLAAFRDAAFLQVIPGNHDAGLERFLEEGELLPATGAVIDGVGYLHGHTIPDPALAGHLIIIGHHHPVVSLIDEVGCAARMPAYLRAPLDERALWGAGRSDEPGSTGLNQTRALLMPAFNELSGFDITKIVGDPSSPVSRAIIRDEAEVFLADGTFIGPYCSLEEDARH; encoded by the coding sequence ATGCACCTCTCATTCATCGAGAGCGGGCCGGCACTGCTCGTAAAGGGTAATGAGGAAACCCTGGTGATCGCCGATCTCCACTTCGGGATCGAATCGAATCTGGCCCGCCATGGATATCATCTTCAGAGCAGGTCAAAGGAGCGTGCCGAGCGGGTGCTCGCGCTGGTTCGAGACCTGAAACCCGACCGGCTGCTGCTGCTCGGGGACGTGAAGCAGTCGATTCCGCTGACGACCCGGCAGGAGTACCGGGAACTCCCGGCAGTTCTGGCTGCGTTTCGTGATGCTGCATTCCTGCAGGTTATCCCCGGCAACCACGATGCCGGGCTTGAACGCTTCCTCGAAGAAGGGGAACTGCTCCCTGCCACCGGGGCGGTGATCGACGGGGTCGGCTACCTGCACGGGCACACGATCCCTGACCCGGCGCTCGCCGGCCACCTGATCATCATCGGTCATCACCACCCGGTCGTCTCCCTGATCGACGAGGTCGGGTGCGCGGCGAGGATGCCGGCCTATCTGCGGGCCCCGCTCGATGAGCGTGCCCTGTGGGGTGCTGGAAGGTCCGATGAACCCGGCAGTACCGGCCTGAATCAGACCCGGGCGCTGCTGATGCCAGCCTTCAATGAACTCTCCGGCTTCGACATCACGAAGATCGTCGGTGACCCGTCCAGCCCGGTCTCGCGGGCGATCATCAGGGACGAGGCAGAGGTCTTTCTCGCAGACGGGACCTTCATCGGCCCGTACTGCTCGCTGGAGGAAGATGCCCGCCACTGA
- the truD gene encoding tRNA pseudouridine(13) synthase TruD translates to MKRSDYPLEQALGMCWYASSTEGVGGRLRTTAEDFVVEEVPDLPGGEGPFLLCTLTKRNWELQRAVKEIASSLGISHKRIGWAGTKDKHAVTTQTISLYGVTPEEIASVSLGDLSLTVIGSANGGLSLGSLIENRFTVVIRDCIAEDLDQRVQEVTQVCSQGIPNYYGVQRFGVIRPITHIAGEYLIQGDYAGAVGAYVGKSSPDEDPVVAAARDEYLETRDPQLALHHLPVHLRYERAMLHHLTNHPDDYLGALQALPPKLLSMLVSAFQSYLFNMVLSARLEAELTLMDPIPGDRLHFTNGRIDIATEANLATATMHIRRGRCRIGLFVPGAEPFTPQGRMDQMMEDLLKEHQIDRVSFKQAETVVKTRFSGASRPIALTATVDAVVEENDLTLRFPLPPGHYATTVCREYMKSDPLMMI, encoded by the coding sequence ATGAAGCGATCCGACTATCCGTTGGAGCAGGCGCTCGGGATGTGCTGGTATGCGAGCAGCACCGAGGGGGTCGGGGGGCGACTCCGGACCACCGCTGAGGATTTCGTAGTCGAGGAGGTACCGGACCTCCCGGGTGGGGAGGGGCCATTCCTGCTCTGCACCCTGACCAAGCGGAACTGGGAACTGCAGCGGGCGGTCAAGGAGATCGCCTCCAGCCTTGGTATCAGCCACAAACGGATCGGGTGGGCCGGGACCAAGGATAAACATGCGGTCACCACCCAGACGATCTCGCTGTATGGGGTCACCCCTGAGGAGATAGCTTCAGTCTCGCTCGGGGATCTCTCACTGACCGTGATCGGTTCGGCCAACGGGGGGCTCTCGCTCGGTTCACTCATCGAGAACCGGTTCACGGTGGTGATCCGGGACTGCATCGCGGAGGACCTCGATCAGAGAGTGCAGGAGGTGACACAGGTCTGCAGTCAGGGGATCCCGAACTATTACGGGGTCCAGCGGTTCGGGGTGATCCGTCCGATCACCCATATCGCCGGCGAGTACCTGATCCAGGGAGATTACGCCGGTGCGGTCGGAGCCTATGTCGGAAAGAGTTCGCCCGACGAGGATCCGGTTGTTGCGGCGGCACGGGACGAGTACCTGGAGACCCGGGATCCTCAGTTGGCCCTCCACCACCTGCCGGTTCACCTCCGGTACGAACGGGCCATGCTCCACCACCTCACCAACCATCCGGATGACTACCTGGGTGCACTGCAGGCCCTTCCCCCAAAACTCCTCTCGATGCTGGTCAGTGCATTCCAGTCCTACCTCTTCAACATGGTCCTCTCAGCCCGCCTTGAGGCAGAGTTAACGCTGATGGATCCGATCCCGGGCGATCGGCTCCACTTCACCAATGGCAGGATCGATATCGCCACTGAGGCGAACCTGGCCACGGCGACGATGCATATCCGGCGGGGCCGGTGCAGGATCGGCCTCTTTGTGCCCGGCGCCGAACCGTTCACCCCGCAGGGGAGGATGGACCAGATGATGGAGGATCTGTTAAAAGAGCACCAGATCGATCGGGTATCCTTCAAACAGGCTGAAACTGTCGTTAAAACAAGGTTCAGCGGCGCATCCCGGCCGATCGCCCTGACCGCCACCGTCGACGCAGTGGTGGAGGAGAACGACCTGACCCTCAGGTTCCCCCTTCCCCCCGGCCACTATGCGACGACGGTCTGCAGGGAGTACATGAAGAGTGACCCCCTGATGATGATCTGA
- a CDS encoding CDP-alcohol phosphatidyltransferase family protein has product MNITALRPRFKDYLEPLAAIAANLGITPNQLSLLSLLSGGGAALLYSLRFFFAGTILLLLSGVFDLVDGSVARRTDNKTNFGAVFDWIVDKYVDGLVLLGVGLSGIQIISWVQFVVLPPIADFGVVTIAIIGSLMNTFIKPVVYAEVGFSERKNGKIDDPLEGVGFFGRPETVLVLVVGGLTGFIWISILVIAVCTNLSAVQRILYLYRELA; this is encoded by the coding sequence ATGAATATTACTGCATTACGGCCAAGATTTAAAGATTATCTTGAGCCGCTCGCAGCAATTGCAGCCAATCTCGGGATCACCCCGAACCAGCTCTCCCTCCTCTCCCTCCTCTCCGGAGGGGGGGCTGCTCTGCTCTATTCTCTCAGGTTCTTCTTTGCCGGGACGATTCTCCTCCTCCTCTCAGGGGTCTTCGATCTCGTCGATGGTTCGGTGGCACGGCGCACCGACAACAAGACCAACTTCGGGGCGGTCTTCGACTGGATCGTCGACAAATATGTCGACGGGCTAGTCCTCCTCGGGGTGGGGCTCAGCGGGATCCAGATCATCTCATGGGTCCAGTTCGTGGTTCTTCCCCCGATCGCCGACTTCGGGGTCGTCACCATCGCGATCATCGGATCCCTGATGAACACCTTCATCAAGCCGGTGGTCTACGCCGAGGTCGGGTTCTCTGAACGGAAGAACGGGAAGATCGATGATCCGCTGGAAGGAGTCGGCTTCTTCGGCCGGCCGGAGACGGTCCTCGTCCTGGTCGTTGGAGGGCTCACCGGGTTCATCTGGATCTCGATCCTGGTGATCGCAGTCTGCACTAATCTCTCTGCTGTCCAGAGGATTCTGTATCTTTACCGCGAACTCGCCTGA
- the pth2 gene encoding peptidyl-tRNA hydrolase Pth2 produces the protein MAEEPEFKYKQCLVVRADLKMSCGKKCAQLAHAAVMAAEHADKGIKKNWFMEGQKKVVLKAPSERALYELKVHAEQAGISTSLVQDAGLTEVAPGTVTALGLGPAKSADLDRLTGGLPLL, from the coding sequence ATGGCTGAGGAACCTGAGTTCAAGTACAAGCAGTGTCTGGTCGTGCGTGCTGACCTGAAGATGAGCTGTGGCAAGAAGTGCGCCCAACTGGCCCATGCGGCGGTGATGGCCGCAGAGCATGCAGACAAGGGGATCAAGAAGAACTGGTTCATGGAGGGGCAGAAGAAGGTGGTGCTGAAGGCTCCCAGTGAACGGGCCCTCTATGAACTGAAGGTGCATGCCGAACAGGCAGGGATCTCCACCTCTCTGGTGCAGGATGCGGGACTGACAGAGGTGGCGCCAGGAACCGTGACGGCGCTCGGCCTCGGTCCAGCAAAATCGGCTGACCTCGACCGGCTCACAGGCGGGCTGCCCCTGTTATGA
- a CDS encoding DEAD/DEAH box helicase, translating to MPATDLLHPRVRACLSKRGFEDLSPAQEQSIPLLVKGKHLLVIAPTGTGKTESAMLPVFGGMLSGEGGGFQALYITPLRALNRDILGRMEWWCRELGLTVGVRHGDTSTSERRKQSLSPPDLLITTPETLQALFMGSQLRKHLAKVRYVIVDEIHELAGSKRGAQLSVALERLAVYAGNFQRIGLSATVGNPEEIAAFLSGAGRSAAIVQVPISKYLDLTVVYAGEKLSRQARCVEQALATPGSHLVFTNTRVTAEALGHLLYDRGDLEVHHGSLSKEVRIAAEERFRNGEITTLICTSSMELGIDIGYVEQVVQFSSPREVSRLIQRVGRAGHRMDRVSHGTVLATGFDDLLESLVIARRAKANEVEKVRIPRGAGDVLANQVAAIAVEYGEISRTAIRAILERTAPFAGTGPLLDQVCEQMALHRLIRLEGDLVITTGRARRYLTANLSMIPDERKVPVFDMVSRRTVGTLDESFVVGWVTTGAVFITKGQLWRVLDIEDGRLIVEPATKAKGELPSWEGEQIPVPFEVAQEVGHLRGSRQVESYTDSRRSIAYVDTFLSEMDKNRSVVPTDRLITLENTDEGVICNICAGHRANEVIGRVLSLLLSARYGTSVGIEIDAYRVLLRLPGSVRAAEVKETLFSLEPSYIQGILEIGLKRTALYKWKLVQVAKKFGAIDADADFERISIHRLSELFDKTVIQQEAYRELFSAYMDVEGASRVIGDLKAGSIEVTIGRVSILGAAGLFSSRDLITPASVDPAVLGTIRRRIEEQDVILCCMHCRMWKSRTKVSRVPDQPVCPNCGAKLIAALKPWDEPLYAIANKKNKNAEERAVEVKLIRTANIVLSSGKKAVIALSGRGVGPEHASRILATLTEGDPFYREILKAERHYVQTHQFW from the coding sequence ATGCCCGCCACTGATCTGCTTCATCCCCGGGTTCGCGCCTGCCTGTCAAAGCGGGGTTTCGAGGACCTCTCCCCTGCCCAGGAGCAGTCGATCCCGCTGCTCGTCAAAGGGAAGCACCTGCTGGTGATCGCTCCGACCGGCACCGGCAAGACCGAGAGTGCGATGCTCCCGGTCTTCGGCGGGATGCTCTCGGGGGAGGGTGGAGGGTTTCAGGCCCTGTACATCACCCCGCTCCGTGCCCTGAACCGGGACATTCTCGGGCGGATGGAGTGGTGGTGCCGCGAGCTCGGGCTGACGGTTGGAGTTCGGCATGGGGACACGTCGACATCCGAACGGAGAAAACAGTCCCTCTCCCCGCCGGATCTGCTGATCACCACCCCGGAGACCCTGCAGGCGCTCTTCATGGGCAGCCAGCTCCGCAAGCACCTCGCGAAGGTTCGGTACGTGATCGTCGACGAGATCCATGAACTGGCCGGCTCTAAGCGGGGAGCTCAACTTTCTGTGGCGCTGGAGCGGCTGGCGGTCTATGCCGGGAACTTTCAACGGATCGGTCTCTCGGCCACGGTCGGTAATCCAGAGGAGATCGCTGCGTTCCTCTCCGGGGCGGGTCGTTCGGCTGCGATCGTCCAGGTGCCGATCTCCAAGTACCTCGACCTCACCGTGGTCTATGCAGGGGAGAAACTGTCAAGGCAGGCGCGATGTGTGGAACAGGCGCTTGCGACACCCGGTTCGCATCTCGTCTTCACCAACACCCGGGTGACCGCCGAAGCGCTCGGTCACCTCCTCTATGACCGGGGGGATCTCGAGGTCCATCATGGTTCGCTCTCAAAGGAGGTCCGGATCGCCGCCGAGGAACGGTTCCGGAATGGTGAGATCACCACCCTGATCTGCACCTCATCGATGGAGCTCGGGATCGATATCGGGTATGTCGAGCAGGTGGTACAGTTCAGTTCCCCGCGGGAGGTCTCGCGGCTGATCCAGCGGGTCGGCCGGGCCGGACACCGGATGGACCGGGTCTCGCACGGGACGGTCCTCGCCACCGGGTTCGACGACCTGCTCGAGTCGCTGGTGATCGCCCGACGGGCCAAGGCGAACGAGGTTGAGAAGGTCAGGATTCCCCGAGGTGCAGGTGACGTCCTGGCCAATCAGGTCGCCGCGATTGCGGTCGAATACGGTGAGATCTCCCGGACGGCGATCCGGGCGATCCTCGAACGAACCGCCCCATTCGCCGGCACCGGCCCTCTGCTCGATCAGGTCTGCGAACAGATGGCCCTCCACCGGCTGATCAGGCTCGAAGGGGATCTGGTGATCACCACCGGCCGGGCCCGACGCTACCTGACCGCGAACCTCTCGATGATCCCGGACGAGCGGAAGGTGCCGGTCTTCGACATGGTCTCGCGGAGGACGGTCGGGACGCTCGACGAGTCGTTCGTGGTCGGCTGGGTCACCACGGGGGCGGTCTTCATCACCAAGGGACAGCTCTGGCGGGTGCTCGACATCGAGGATGGCCGGTTGATCGTCGAGCCGGCGACCAAGGCCAAGGGAGAGCTCCCCTCCTGGGAGGGGGAGCAGATCCCGGTCCCGTTCGAGGTGGCTCAGGAGGTCGGGCACCTCCGGGGGTCCCGGCAGGTGGAGTCCTACACCGACAGCCGGCGGTCCATCGCCTATGTCGATACGTTCCTCTCGGAGATGGATAAGAACCGCTCGGTCGTTCCGACCGACCGTCTGATCACTCTCGAGAACACCGACGAGGGGGTGATCTGCAACATCTGTGCCGGCCACAGGGCCAACGAGGTGATCGGCCGGGTCCTCTCCCTCCTCCTCTCTGCCCGATACGGAACCTCGGTCGGGATCGAGATCGACGCTTACCGGGTGCTCCTCCGCCTTCCGGGATCGGTTCGGGCCGCTGAGGTGAAGGAGACGCTCTTCTCCCTGGAACCGTCCTATATCCAGGGGATCCTTGAGATAGGACTGAAACGAACGGCGCTGTACAAATGGAAACTGGTGCAGGTGGCCAAGAAGTTCGGTGCGATCGACGCCGATGCCGACTTCGAGCGGATCAGTATCCACCGCCTCTCCGAACTCTTCGATAAGACCGTGATCCAGCAGGAGGCGTACCGTGAACTCTTCTCGGCCTACATGGACGTCGAGGGGGCGTCCCGGGTGATTGGGGATCTGAAGGCCGGCTCGATCGAGGTCACGATCGGCAGGGTCAGCATCCTCGGAGCGGCAGGCCTCTTCTCATCCCGTGACCTGATCACCCCTGCTTCAGTGGACCCGGCGGTACTCGGCACGATCAGACGGCGGATCGAGGAGCAGGATGTGATCCTCTGCTGCATGCACTGTAGAATGTGGAAGAGCAGGACGAAGGTCAGCCGGGTTCCCGACCAGCCGGTCTGCCCGAATTGCGGGGCAAAGTTGATCGCTGCGTTGAAACCGTGGGACGAGCCGCTCTATGCGATAGCGAACAAGAAGAATAAGAACGCAGAGGAGCGGGCAGTCGAGGTGAAATTGATCAGGACGGCAAACATCGTCCTCTCAAGCGGGAAAAAAGCGGTCATCGCCCTCTCCGGGAGGGGGGTCGGGCCGGAACATGCGTCCCGGATCCTCGCAACCCTGACCGAGGGCGATCCGTTCTATCGTGAAATTTTAAAGGCAGAGCGTCACTATGTGCAGACTCACCAGTTCTGGTGA